A region of the Methanomassiliicoccales archaeon genome:
GGAACCCCAATCCTCATCTACAAGCACGCGGTGAAAACGATCGAGAAGCGCTCTGAGTCAGGCAGTGGATGAAAGTCTGACTTTCCGTTAAAGTCAGAGTTGGTGAACGATGCCGAGGAAGAGGAACGTAGTGCGGGTGGGTCGGCGGGGGCAGATGGTTCTTCCCAAGGCGGTGCGGGAGGCCCTGGGCGTAACCGAGGGCGACCAGCTTTGGGTGGAGGTGGAAGGAAACCGGGTCATCCTTAGACCCGTTTCCTCGCTCGTTCAGGAAAGCCTGGGCTCGCTCCGGGGCACCTGGGGCGAAGAGATCGGTTCCTACCTCAAAGAGGAGCGCGAGGCTTGGGACAAGGGGAGCTAGCTTTCCTTTCCCGCCATAAACGAATCGGGTTAGATACCGTCCTTTTCATCTACCACCTGGAAGGAACAGAACCTTATTCCCGGTTCACCACAAAACTTTTCACCGCCCTTTCCCGGGGAAGGCTTTCTGCTCTCGCTTCGAGCCTCGTCCTTGCGGAGCTTTTGGTCCGGCCGTTCGATCTCGGCGATGAAGAAAAAATCCGGGCCTGCGAGGTTTTCCTTCAGGGACTTCCCGGCTTAGAGGTCCACTCGGTGGATGAGAGGGTGGCGAAGGAGGGTGCGCGCCTTCGGGCCCGCTACGGCCTTCGCACACCCGATGCCCTTCACCTGGCCACGGCACTGGTCCATGGGGCCACTGCCTTCCTCACGAACGACCAGGAGTTCCGCAAGGCCCAGGGCTGCGGGCTGGAAATCCTCCTTCTGGACGAAATTTTTTCCGTCTAGCCCTTAAAAGAACGGCAGATTGTCGACCTTTCTTCGCGTAGTCCCTCTGTGTGGTAGCGGCGGGTTTTGGCAGAGGCGGGAAAGCGCGTGCATCTCCTCCTCGATGGCCCGGATTCTCGTGAG
Encoded here:
- a CDS encoding AbrB/MazE/SpoVT family DNA-binding domain-containing protein, which codes for MPRKRNVVRVGRRGQMVLPKAVREALGVTEGDQLWVEVEGNRVILRPVSSLVQESLGSLRGTWGEEIGSYLKEEREAWDKGS
- a CDS encoding PIN domain-containing protein — protein: MGQGELAFLSRHKRIGLDTVLFIYHLEGTEPYSRFTTKLFTALSRGRLSALASSLVLAELLVRPFDLGDEEKIRACEVFLQGLPGLEVHSVDERVAKEGARLRARYGLRTPDALHLATALVHGATAFLTNDQEFRKAQGCGLEILLLDEIFSV